A window from Corynebacterium urogenitale encodes these proteins:
- a CDS encoding type IIL restriction-modification enzyme MmeI, translated as MTPASSATAIDRGSIRTQLNSFVSHWRPRIDEWRETGKKHTEKSHAQQFWSDLLRCFGIIPERIDLFERDAARASTGGGGYIDLFWLGVVLGEAKSLGADLSKAFDQALDYLAGGSIGQHEWPKFTLVADFEYLRLPQSGEGSWTHVHYR; from the coding sequence ATGACGCCTGCTAGCTCCGCCACTGCCATTGATCGCGGTTCCATCCGCACCCAACTCAACAGCTTCGTATCCCACTGGCGACCACGCATCGACGAGTGGCGGGAGACCGGCAAAAAGCACACTGAGAAGTCCCACGCCCAACAGTTCTGGTCCGACCTCTTGCGTTGCTTCGGCATCATTCCCGAACGCATTGATCTGTTCGAGCGCGACGCCGCACGCGCCTCCACCGGCGGTGGCGGCTACATCGACCTGTTCTGGTTAGGAGTCGTCCTCGGCGAGGCCAAGTCCCTCGGCGCAGACCTCTCGAAAGCCTTCGACCAAGCCTTGGACTACCTCGCTGGAGGCTCCATAGGTCAGCACGAATGGCCGAAGTTCACTCTCGTCGCCGATTTTGAATACCTTCGTCTGCCACAGTCAGGGGAGGGCTCCTGGACACACGTTCACTATCGATGA
- a CDS encoding DUF2188 domain-containing protein: protein MKCEENVVPGKNVHQSWDSERQQWKIGREGASRASGYRDSEAEARQRSQKLAKDSGSEWIKHRKDDGRIHQRNSYGDDPFPPRG, encoded by the coding sequence ATGAAGTGTGAGGAGAACGTAGTCCCAGGCAAAAATGTTCATCAGTCGTGGGATAGTGAACGTCAGCAGTGGAAGATTGGAAGAGAAGGAGCCTCCCGAGCTTCTGGCTATCGAGATTCAGAAGCTGAGGCTCGGCAGCGGAGTCAGAAGCTCGCTAAAGACAGTGGAAGTGAGTGGATAAAGCATCGTAAGGATGACGGCCGTATCCATCAGCGCAATTCATATGGTGACGATCCTTTCCCTCCCCGCGGTTAA
- a CDS encoding LGFP repeat-containing protein has product MCGKIREKYDSLGGPKSFLTWPKSNELGVPDGVGRRNEFVNGFIYWHPQTGAHPITTHFSVVWARNGWERGELGYPTTDEFALPDGTGRKQSFSKGHIYGSLAGLAAIKSTIYDKWLETGAEQGQMLSYPIEDETSTPDGVGKFSRFVWGFIYWSPATGAHPIYGPVLYEWANSGFEKGKYGYPTADIKPTKDGGDLQYFQRGLIRSPNFPLPAYQEISAFGASRPASRSTDSEEVIGDNFDRMHECIGGYDNGKLTVFHHSGVSLYCRDLWHIADNHMPPQEEITRQVWEDFQTCVAHTLLSQEFTNKTSRPGTYLKTRYNTYSKVRSYAIVWSSSSTLHNAYTNDDRGGRDWGGCRKYLTR; this is encoded by the coding sequence GTGTGCGGAAAGATCCGGGAAAAGTATGATTCCCTCGGTGGACCAAAGAGTTTCCTCACTTGGCCGAAGTCCAATGAGCTCGGCGTTCCTGATGGTGTAGGACGTCGCAATGAGTTCGTCAACGGGTTCATCTACTGGCACCCCCAAACTGGTGCTCATCCGATTACCACGCACTTTTCTGTTGTTTGGGCCCGCAATGGCTGGGAGCGTGGTGAGCTGGGATACCCCACCACCGATGAATTCGCTTTGCCGGACGGAACCGGCCGGAAACAGTCTTTCTCAAAGGGACACATCTATGGATCCCTTGCTGGTCTAGCAGCTATCAAGAGTACAATCTACGATAAGTGGCTGGAGACAGGTGCCGAACAAGGACAAATGCTCAGCTACCCAATCGAGGATGAGACATCAACTCCAGATGGAGTTGGAAAATTCAGCAGGTTTGTCTGGGGTTTTATCTACTGGTCTCCAGCAACCGGAGCCCATCCTATCTATGGTCCAGTTCTGTATGAATGGGCAAATAGCGGTTTCGAAAAAGGAAAATACGGGTATCCGACCGCAGACATCAAACCGACTAAAGACGGAGGGGATTTGCAGTATTTTCAGCGAGGGCTTATCCGGTCTCCTAATTTTCCTCTTCCGGCATACCAAGAAATATCAGCCTTCGGAGCCAGCCGGCCAGCCAGTAGATCAACCGATTCAGAGGAAGTTATCGGAGACAATTTTGATAGAATGCATGAGTGCATTGGCGGATATGACAACGGAAAACTTACCGTTTTTCACCACTCTGGCGTGAGTCTATACTGCAGGGATCTTTGGCATATTGCCGATAACCACATGCCCCCTCAAGAGGAGATAACGAGACAGGTTTGGGAAGACTTTCAAACCTGCGTAGCACATACGCTCCTATCACAAGAGTTCACCAATAAAACAAGCAGGCCTGGGACATACCTTAAAACAAGGTATAACACTTACTCTAAAGTCAGAAGCTACGCCATTGTATGGAGTAGCTCTTCTACCCTGCACAATGCCTACACGAATGACGACCGAGGCGGAAGGGATTGGGGAGGATGCCGAAAGTACCTAACCCGATAA
- a CDS encoding DNA-3-methyladenine glycosylase → MTSTIDFNERADDVAPQLLGAVIWRGEVGIQLTEVEAYLGESDAASHAFKGPTPRCATMFGPPGHLYVYASYGIHRAGNLVCSPEGVAGGVLLRAGRVIAGHEIVRERRGPKPTEDGLARGPGNLGACLGLDLHLNGATVHQLSEDEAAAWRLSQDNSVGPEGDRAVHQLGEGTPPNSAREECALGLVASSKEEREIRVGKRIGITKNAEAPLRFWIAGDRTVTSPRR, encoded by the coding sequence ATGACTTCCACAATTGATTTCAATGAGCGGGCTGATGACGTCGCTCCGCAGCTGCTCGGCGCGGTGATCTGGCGAGGAGAGGTGGGTATTCAGTTGACCGAAGTGGAGGCTTACCTGGGCGAGTCGGATGCCGCTTCGCACGCCTTCAAGGGTCCAACCCCGAGGTGCGCAACCATGTTCGGCCCACCCGGGCACCTGTACGTGTATGCGAGTTACGGCATCCATCGCGCGGGCAACCTCGTGTGCTCACCGGAGGGCGTAGCCGGCGGGGTTCTCCTGCGAGCGGGTCGCGTTATTGCTGGTCACGAGATCGTGCGCGAACGCCGCGGCCCGAAACCCACCGAGGACGGGCTAGCCCGCGGCCCCGGAAATCTCGGCGCCTGCCTGGGGCTCGACCTCCACCTCAACGGCGCCACGGTGCACCAGCTCAGCGAAGACGAGGCTGCAGCGTGGCGACTTTCCCAGGATAACTCGGTAGGCCCCGAGGGAGATCGAGCCGTGCACCAGCTCGGGGAGGGAACGCCTCCCAACTCTGCACGGGAAGAGTGCGCGCTAGGGCTGGTGGCATCGAGCAAAGAAGAGAGGGAGATCAGGGTCGGCAAGCGCATCGGCATCACAAAGAACGCGGAAGCGCCCTTGCGGTTTTGGATCGCGGGTGATCGCACGGTGACGTCGCCGCGCAGGTAG
- a CDS encoding cystathionine gamma-synthase — MADQANPATSNNPATSNNQAQHVATAMSNAPAHDLRLTNADTTAAHHQVGTHNEGFDTAAIHAGYEPDQFMGSINVPIYASTTFAQNAPNDLRGGYEYGRVANPTVVSLADTIAALEGAQYGKVFGSGMAATDILLRAILRPGDHLIMGHDAYGGTYRLIASVFAEWGVEFTVVNTTNAEEVEAALQPNTKLVWVETPTNPLLAVTDIALVASKIEGSGAKLIVDNTFSSPYLQRPLELGADVVLHSTTKYIGGHSDVVGGAVVTNDAELDEQIEFLLGGAGPIASPIDAYLTARGLKTLGVRMDRHCSNALTIAEWLDQREEVVEVLYPGLPSHPGHEVAKKQSTGKGFGGMISIRLKDEAAALKLIQSTTLICLAESLGGVESLLEHPATMTHQSVAGSQLEVPRDLVRISIGIENVEDLIADLEAAFAAL; from the coding sequence ATGGCAGATCAGGCCAACCCAGCCACCTCAAACAACCCAGCCACCTCGAATAACCAAGCCCAGCACGTGGCCACCGCCATGAGCAACGCCCCAGCCCACGACCTCCGCCTCACCAACGCCGACACCACCGCCGCCCACCACCAAGTCGGCACCCACAACGAAGGCTTCGATACCGCCGCCATCCATGCTGGCTACGAGCCCGACCAGTTCATGGGCTCCATCAACGTCCCGATCTACGCCTCCACCACCTTCGCGCAGAACGCCCCGAACGACCTGCGCGGTGGCTACGAATACGGCCGTGTTGCCAATCCAACGGTCGTCTCCCTCGCAGACACCATCGCCGCCCTTGAAGGCGCCCAGTACGGCAAGGTGTTCGGCTCCGGCATGGCCGCGACCGATATCCTCCTCCGCGCGATCCTTCGCCCCGGCGACCACCTGATCATGGGCCACGACGCCTACGGCGGCACCTACCGCCTCATCGCCTCTGTGTTTGCAGAATGGGGAGTGGAATTCACGGTCGTGAACACCACCAACGCCGAAGAAGTCGAGGCAGCGCTGCAGCCCAACACGAAACTCGTGTGGGTCGAAACCCCTACTAATCCTTTGCTGGCGGTGACGGACATCGCCCTGGTGGCGTCGAAAATCGAGGGCAGCGGCGCGAAGCTCATCGTCGACAACACCTTCAGCAGCCCCTACCTGCAACGCCCGCTGGAGCTCGGCGCGGACGTGGTGCTGCACTCGACCACGAAGTACATCGGCGGGCATTCGGACGTGGTCGGCGGCGCGGTCGTGACCAACGACGCCGAACTCGACGAGCAGATCGAGTTTCTCCTCGGCGGCGCCGGTCCGATCGCCAGCCCCATCGATGCCTACCTCACCGCCCGCGGCCTGAAGACCCTCGGCGTGCGCATGGACCGCCACTGTTCCAACGCGCTGACCATCGCCGAGTGGCTGGACCAGCGCGAGGAGGTCGTGGAGGTGCTGTACCCAGGCCTGCCGAGCCACCCCGGCCACGAGGTTGCGAAGAAGCAGTCCACCGGCAAGGGCTTCGGCGGCATGATCTCCATCCGCCTGAAGGACGAGGCTGCGGCGCTGAAGCTCATCCAGTCCACGACGTTGATCTGCCTGGCGGAGTCCCTCGGTGGTGTGGAGTCTTTGCTGGAGCACCCGGCGACGATGACCCACCAGTCGGTCGCCGGTTCGCAGCTGGAGGTTCCGCGTGACCTGGTGCGGATCAGCATCGGGATCGAGAACGTGGAGGACCTCATCGCCGACCTTGAGGCTGCGTTCGCGGCGCTGTAA
- a CDS encoding GNAT family N-acetyltransferase, whose translation MADTTENTDLAFDPTHVTHIRAERPAEVGVINALVMQAFADLPDGDGHQSFVVERLRNQGQLTFSFVSINEGRPVGHIAVFPVEVTGEDGKSKINGVYALGPVAVMPDLQGAGHGSALVNHAIGALHGLGAKGVVVYGDREFFARFGFTPAKTLEYPGRDPEQFQTLSLDGEGLPTGTVKFPDAYEGK comes from the coding sequence ATGGCTGACACAACTGAGAACACGGATCTTGCCTTTGACCCAACCCATGTCACGCACATTCGTGCGGAGCGGCCTGCGGAGGTCGGGGTGATCAACGCGCTCGTCATGCAGGCTTTCGCGGACTTGCCGGATGGCGATGGGCACCAGAGCTTTGTCGTGGAGAGGCTGCGTAACCAGGGGCAGCTGACGTTCAGCTTTGTGTCTATTAACGAGGGGCGCCCGGTGGGGCACATTGCGGTGTTCCCTGTGGAGGTCACGGGTGAGGACGGCAAGTCTAAGATCAATGGTGTTTATGCGCTGGGGCCGGTGGCTGTGATGCCGGATCTGCAGGGTGCTGGGCATGGATCCGCGCTGGTCAACCATGCTATTGGTGCTTTGCATGGCCTGGGGGCTAAGGGTGTTGTGGTGTATGGCGATCGGGAGTTCTTTGCTCGGTTTGGTTTTACTCCAGCGAAGACTTTGGAGTACCCGGGCCGCGATCCGGAGCAGTTCCAGACTCTGTCTTTGGATGGGGAGGGCTTGCCCACGGGCACTGTGAAGTTCCCCGATGCTTACGAAGGTAAGTAG